From Mangifera indica cultivar Alphonso unplaced genomic scaffold, CATAS_Mindica_2.1 Un_0001, whole genome shotgun sequence, the proteins below share one genomic window:
- the LOC123205065 gene encoding mitochondrial inner membrane protease subunit 2-like isoform X2 — translation MSLNEDDYVLVEKFCLGNYKFSHGDVIVFRSPRNHKEKHVKRIIGSPGDWVATHSTYDVVKDPDGHCWVEGDNPSSSMESRTYGPLSSSKHHTYE, via the exons ATGAGTTTAAATGAAG ATGACTATGTTCTAGTTGAGAAATTTTGTCTGGGAAATTACAAGTTTTCACATGGAGATGTGATTGTTTTTCG ATCACCTCGCAATCACAAAGAGAAACATGTGAAGAGAATTATTGGTTCGCCAGGTGACTGGGTTGCAACTCACAGTACTTATGATGTTGTGAAGGATCCGGATGGACATTGTTGGGTCGAGGGAGACAATCCTTCTTCTAGCATGGAGTCAAGAACTTATGGCCCACTAAGTTCTTCAAAGCATCATACTTATGAATAA
- the LOC123205065 gene encoding mitochondrial inner membrane protease subunit 2-like isoform X1 → MASHSFLWSFDDYVLVEKFCLGNYKFSHGDVIVFRSPRNHKEKHVKRIIGSPGDWVATHSTYDVVKDPDGHCWVEGDNPSSSMESRTYGPLSSSKHHTYE, encoded by the exons ATGGCATCTCACAGCTTTTTATGGAGCTTTG ATGACTATGTTCTAGTTGAGAAATTTTGTCTGGGAAATTACAAGTTTTCACATGGAGATGTGATTGTTTTTCG ATCACCTCGCAATCACAAAGAGAAACATGTGAAGAGAATTATTGGTTCGCCAGGTGACTGGGTTGCAACTCACAGTACTTATGATGTTGTGAAGGATCCGGATGGACATTGTTGGGTCGAGGGAGACAATCCTTCTTCTAGCATGGAGTCAAGAACTTATGGCCCACTAAGTTCTTCAAAGCATCATACTTATGAATAA